A genomic segment from Oncorhynchus keta strain PuntledgeMale-10-30-2019 chromosome 9, Oket_V2, whole genome shotgun sequence encodes:
- the nrarpa gene encoding notch-regulated ankyrin repeat-containing protein A, which produces MSQGDVSTCSAPQRVFQEAVKQGNTKELHSLLQNMTNCEFNVNSFGPEGQTALHQSVIDGNLELVKLLVKFGADIRLANREGWSALHIAAFGGHQDIVLYLITKAKYSSGAR; this is translated from the coding sequence ATGAGTCAGGGGGATGTATCAACTTGCTCAGCGCCTCAGAGGGTATTCCAAGAGGCGGTGAAGCAAGGCAACACAAAGGAACTTCACTCGTTGCTCCAGAACATGACAAACTGCGAATTCAATGTCAACTCCTTCGGGCCCGAAGGACAGACGGCGTTGCATCAGTCAGTCATCGACGGGAATCTCGAACTTGTAAAACTGCTGGTGAAATTCGGAGCCGATATTCGATTGGCGAACAGGGAAGGGTGGAGTGCCTTACACATTGCCGCTTTTGGAGGACACCAAGACATAGTCCTATACCTCATCACTAAGGCAAAGTACTCCTCTGGCGCACGGTGA